The genome window AATGGATACGAAGGTCGAGTAATGATCGCATAACCGGTCTCACTCGTCCCGAAACCAGTGACCGGGGCACAACTCGGCCAGCTCTTCTGCAGCCGCTCCACAAGCTGAGGCTGCACCGGCGCACCTGCCATCATAAGAACGCGCAGGGAATCGCCCCCGCCTCCAAGACGGTCGCAGACATTAAGAAGATCGACGACTTGCGTTGGAATTGCAAAGAGGGATGTTACCTTCTCGGCATCGATCCCTTTCAGGATCGCTACCGGATCGTAGACGCGCTGGATGACGATAGCCGCTCCAGATGCCATCGACAGCATGAAGCCCCACATGAAGACCCCTCGATGAGTGATCGGGGCGAAGGCGAGGAAAACGTCGGCGGGGCCAAAACCCATCTCTCGAACCAGACACCTTGCTTCGTTGAACTGCGTGTTCTGCGTATGCATATAAAGTTTCGGGTCGCCAGTGCTCCCGGAAGTAGCACCTATTAAGATCAGATCGTCGGGGTCAGGCGCCTCGATGTCATCAACGATAGAAGACGGTCCTGCGAAGGCTTCGTCGATGGGGCGATCGACGTCAACCAGTCGCGCTGTAAAGCCGAATCCGCCGTCCCCGCGTAGGGATTCCACCAGCGGCCCATAGTCAAAGGATCTGAAGTTTGGCGTGTGGACATACATCTTCGGTTGCGACCGCCTGAAAATCTTCATCACATCGTTGTGGCGGTAGCTTGAGTTGATGCCGTGGAAGATCGCCCCTATCCGAAACAGGGCAAGCGCGACAACGATGATGTGCAAGCTGTTGGGGAGTTGCACCGCGACGATATCTCCGCGGCGTATGCCTTCCGCATGGAAGCAGCCGGCAGACTTTTCAACCAGGGAGGCAAGCTCCCTGCGAGTGACCCTGCGATCGCCATCAACTACAGCCAGATGATCTGGATCATCCATCAGGTGCGTCGCCATTGTCTGCAGTAGGTGGTCCGGCGTCCAGTGGCCGGCCGCGTAATTCACGTCGAAATCGCGTTTGGTGTACCGATGCAGGATCGTGCCCGATCGGCTTTCGCGTTGAATCATGTCGAGAGCTTTGATCACAGCAAAAATCCTCCATCAAGCAGGAGGCACCCGCCGGTCATATAGCTTGATGCATCGGATGCTAAGAAGATCATCGCACCATCAAGGTCTGTGACTGTTGCAAAGCGTTTAAGGGGAATTTTTCCTCTCAAACGCTCGCCCTGCTCGCTCGCTAAAAAATCCTCATTCATGGGCGTCAGCACATAGCCTGGCGCAACCACATTCGACCTGATCCTCCGCGATGCAAGCTCCAATGCCAAAGCTCGGGACAACATCAAGAGTCCTGACTTGGCGGCGGCATAAGAGGAAAGTCCGGTAATGGCGCGGAAGGCGCCGATCGAGGAGATGTTAATAATGCTCGCCCCGTCCGGCATAAGAGGTACGACCGCGCGGCTTACAAGAAACGGACCTTTAAGATTGGTATCCAAGGTCTCGTCCCACGCCTCTGTCGACATATCCAGCAAGCGGATCGGTCTCGCTGTTCCCGCGCTGTTGACAAGGACATCGATCCGGCCGACGCGGCCACGAACGCGCTCCATGGCCTCAGCGACAGAGGCAGGATTTGTAACATCCATGGCTAATGGCGTGACATCAAGGCCCTTTCCCGTTGCAAGGTGCAGGAGACCCTTACTTTGTTCGGCACTGCGGGAACATGCGATCACACGCGCCCCTCGACAAGCGAAAGTCTCGCAGAGATGTAGCCCTATCCCAGACGAGGCGCCGGTGATTAGAACAATCTTTTCATCGACTTCAAACATGGCACTCTTGCTTTACACTGCCCAGCACATCGTGCCGGCTAGTTCAGCCGACACGAGGCACTAGGCCAACACGCAATGCATGGGGGGAATGCGCCAAGAGTTCATGACGCCAGACAATTTCTTGATCGGGCAGCTCAAAATCCTCGTAGTGAGCCAATAATTCCTCGAAGGCGATGCGAGACTCCATCCGCGCCAGGGGGGCGCCAAGGCAGAGATGTATGCCCATCCCAAAGCCGATATGACCGCTGCGACCGCGGCCAAAATCAAGCACTTCAGGGTTGGGAAACTGCGCGGGATCTCGATTGGCTGACTTCAAGAGTAGGAAGATACGCTGCCCGGCGTGAATGTGCTGTCCACCGATCTCCATATCCTCCTTCGCCACCCGAACCACCGCGGGGACCGGTCCGTCGTATCGGATCAACTCCTCCATAGCGGGACCGATCAAGTTGCGATCATCGGAAAGCTGTTGCAGCTGCGGTCGGTTAGATAGAAGCGCAAGCATCGAATTCACAAGCATACTGGCAGTCGTCTCAGGCGCTGCGAACAGGATCAGGATCAGGGTCGAAACTATCTCGTCGCTGTTCAAGCCGCTGTCGCTGTCCATCGTGAGGAGAAGCTGGTCGAGCAGCTTCTCGGACCGTTGAGCTCCGGCGGCTAGCTCAGAGGAGCGGGTGGCCACAAGATCGCCAAAGAAAGCTTTCATCTCGCGCATCATGCCCGCACTGTTCTCATATCGACCCTCCTTTCCAGAACCGAGAACAAATTCCGCGATGCCGGCCGACCATTCGCGGATGCGTTTGACTTCGTCACTGGGCATTCCAAAAAAGTCGGTGATAACAAGAGCAGGAAACTGGAAGGCGAACTCATCGAGAAACTCGATCTCTCGTCGGTCACCGAATCCATTGATCACTTTTCGAACAGTCGCCCTGATCATTGGCTCATGCTGTTGCAGCGCGCGTGGGGCAAAACTTCGCTGCAATATAAGGCGCAGTCGCGTGTGCTCAGGTGGATCGATAAAGGGCAGCCAGTGCTCCATGACCTTATGCATCACGATCATGGTTTCCTGAACGTCACCAGTCGCTTGATTCACGAAGGGTGACATCTTTTCTACTGAAGCATTGGGAGATAACAACAGAGCCTTGACGCAATCATAGCTCGATATCAGCCACGATTTGTGGCTCTCGCTCCAGAGCACCCCGCCGGCGTCTCGCAAAGCTTCGTAATGAGGGTAAACGTTCTGACTGAAGGAGGGTGTGTTCAGCCTGAGTTTTTTCAGTTGGGCGATTGTAAGATTCTTTGCACCAGACATCTCAGCCGCATACCTATAAGCGAATTTCCATTCATCATCCGATTGTCGGACAACGCCCGGGAGAAAGCTAGGATAAAGTTTTACGAGCGTCGACCGCGGGTTTTTACGGACGCACGTGTCCCGGTCCCCTGAACTTGTGTATCGGCGATGGCGACTGTCGAAGCCCACTGCTCCTCGATCAGTTTTTCGAATGGGCTGTATCCAATCAGCTCATAACCCCGCTGGAAGTCCGCCGTGTGCTTACGCATCCACTCCTCTGCGAGGAGATCGTCCCTGGCTTTCATTGCAGCGACAATATTTCGGTGGGCCGTCACGACCCGCTGATAAGTCTTTAGCCTTGGTAGGATCACTCTGGCCGAAGGCATCATCAGCATTGAGACAGGCTGGCGAGCGATCTGGAGTGGCTTGTTGTCCGCAGCAGCAGCGATCATGCTGTGAAATTCCAGATCGAGTTCCATGAAGCGGTCAAGATCATCAACATTCCTGGCCATTTCATCGATGTTATCGCTCATCTTTTCAAGGACTTGAGGGGTCGCCTTGAGTGCTGCCAGCCTCGTTGCGGCCGGCTCGAGGACCATGTAAGTCTCCCACAGTTCAAGGAAGGTGACGTCATGGAGCACCAGCGCCCTGCTAACCCGTGTTGCCAAATCGAGGATCTGGGGCACTGCGATCGTGAGCCGCTTAGCTGCGCCTCGCTCCACCAAGCCATTCTGCTCTAAGAGGCGGATTCCCTCCCGCAGAGTCGAACGGTTTATATTGAATTGTTCCGCCAATTCGGTCTCAGTTGGCAGAAGGTCTCCGGGCTTTAGTCGGCCCTCCATAATGAGGCGTTCGATGGTGTCGAACACCACCCGGTATGCCGGAAGCACGTCGAGCCTCTTGAACGGTCCAGCTTCCGATCTCGCTACCAATGCTCTCTGCCCCCTGATATCGCGCGCGGTCGACTTATCCGATCGCCGCTAAGACGATCGGACACCAGGGTCCACCTAATGTCCGATCGTCAAATTTACCAACTAGATTACTGTTTCACGAGCGAACACTTGCTTGCGGAGAGAGGCTGATAGGCTTGGTCAGCGGGAACCGTGGCCAAGATGTTGTAGTAGTCCCATGGAGCCTTCGACTCCTCAGGCTCTTTCGCCTGTGCGAGATACATGTCGTGGACGAAGCTGCCATCCTCACGCAGCCGGCCATTTTTGAAAATATCATTGACCGGAATCTCCCGCATTTTGGCCATAACTGCCGCTGGCTCGTCAGTACCTGCATCTTGAATAGCCTGGAGGTAGAGCTTAGTAGAGGAATAGACACCGGCTTGGGTCATAGTCGGCATCTTGTTCATCTTGGCAAAGTAGCGCTTAGCAAAGGCGCGTGTCTGATCGTCTTGATCCCAATAAAAGGCCGATGCGAAGAGCAGGCCCTGGGCGTTTTTCAGGCCCAATGCGTTGACATCGGTGATGAACACGGTCGTCCCGGCGATCTTCTGGCCAGCTTCAACGATTCCAAACTCAGCTGCGCCCTTCATTGAGTTGATGAACTCCGCACCGGAATTGGCTAGCACAACCACCTGTGCGCCGGAGGATTGCGCCTGGAGCAGGTAGGATGAGAAGTCATGGGTGTTCAACGGGTGCCGAACAGCGCCGACTTTCTCCCCGCCGTTCTTCAGCAGGAACTCGGTCATCACGTCCTCCAGCGCCTTTCCCCCCACGGTGTCCTGCACCAGGAAGAACCACTTTTTGCCGACATCCTTCACAATAGCGCCGGCTGCTGTGCTGGCGAGGGAGTAGACATTATACGCATAGTGGATCGTGTTTGAGTTACATTGCTCGTTCGTGATGCTCATCAAAGCTGCGCCGTTGACGATGGCAATTCGGTTCTTTGCCTTGGCAAGCTGAGAGATCGCCAAAGCAATCGGCGATCCGGTTAGGTCGTTAATCATGTCGACCTTCTCGACATCGAACCATTGGCGTGCAGTGGTCGAGGCCACATCAGGCTTAATTTCGCTGTTGGCGGAGATGACCTCTACGGGCTTGCCGAGTACTGTCTTGTTAAAATCTTCGACAGCCAGCTCAGCCGCGGCAACCGAGCCGGGGCCTCCGAAATCGGAAAAGGGACCTGACAGATCCGTCAGAATGCCAATTTTCACGACGTCGTCGCTGACACCCTGCGCTGCTGCGGCAAATGGGGCGAGGGCAAGACAGCCCAAGAGAAGCGTAGTCAAAACCTTTATACTCATTTGTATTCCTCCCAGATTGTCACAAGAATATCTTGTTATTTATCAACTCAATGATGAGGGGACGATTTACTTGGAATTTTTCCTAAGATCTGCTGATTTACAAGAAACAAGTTGACCGCCCTCTCCGTTCTACCACGCATCCAGATGCGCTGACGCTTGGCCGATTGACAATATGCCGATCCCGAGCAACAACATGAAGCGCTGTCCAACAATACGACATACGGATTTGATGGCAATGGCGGGTGAAATAATTCTTTCCGCACGGGGCCTGACGAAGGTGTTCGGGGGGCTGCACGCGGTTCGCGACGTCGATCTTGACGTGCGCAGAGGCTCCATCCACGCCCTGATCGGCCCGAACGGTGCTGGCAAGACC of Rhodoligotrophos appendicifer contains these proteins:
- a CDS encoding class I adenylate-forming enzyme family protein, with translation MIKALDMIQRESRSGTILHRYTKRDFDVNYAAGHWTPDHLLQTMATHLMDDPDHLAVVDGDRRVTRRELASLVEKSAGCFHAEGIRRGDIVAVQLPNSLHIIVVALALFRIGAIFHGINSSYRHNDVMKIFRRSQPKMYVHTPNFRSFDYGPLVESLRGDGGFGFTARLVDVDRPIDEAFAGPSSIVDDIEAPDPDDLILIGATSGSTGDPKLYMHTQNTQFNEARCLVREMGFGPADVFLAFAPITHRGVFMWGFMLSMASGAAIVIQRVYDPVAILKGIDAEKVTSLFAIPTQVVDLLNVCDRLGGGGDSLRVLMMAGAPVQPQLVERLQKSWPSCAPVTGFGTSETGYAIITRPSYPLEELQTCGRPLNGIEIRIARPLGSDDPDGEVMIRGAYISAGYYDDQQATNQAYDRDGWFNTGDLGHLDAQGNLVVTGRTKNVIIRSGLKIQAEEIEQLLLRHTDISHAVVIGLPDSQVGERTVACVILRDKRPFTLEEVNAFLQQQGTAKFKWPEKLVVMDEMPMNAAGKFDRITMRKQLNG
- a CDS encoding FadR/GntR family transcriptional regulator, whose amino-acid sequence is MLPAYRVVFDTIERLIMEGRLKPGDLLPTETELAEQFNINRSTLREGIRLLEQNGLVERGAAKRLTIAVPQILDLATRVSRALVLHDVTFLELWETYMVLEPAATRLAALKATPQVLEKMSDNIDEMARNVDDLDRFMELDLEFHSMIAAAADNKPLQIARQPVSMLMMPSARVILPRLKTYQRVVTAHRNIVAAMKARDDLLAEEWMRKHTADFQRGYELIGYSPFEKLIEEQWASTVAIADTQVQGTGTRASVKTRGRRS
- a CDS encoding cytochrome P450, encoding MSGAKNLTIAQLKKLRLNTPSFSQNVYPHYEALRDAGGVLWSESHKSWLISSYDCVKALLLSPNASVEKMSPFVNQATGDVQETMIVMHKVMEHWLPFIDPPEHTRLRLILQRSFAPRALQQHEPMIRATVRKVINGFGDRREIEFLDEFAFQFPALVITDFFGMPSDEVKRIREWSAGIAEFVLGSGKEGRYENSAGMMREMKAFFGDLVATRSSELAAGAQRSEKLLDQLLLTMDSDSGLNSDEIVSTLILILFAAPETTASMLVNSMLALLSNRPQLQQLSDDRNLIGPAMEELIRYDGPVPAVVRVAKEDMEIGGQHIHAGQRIFLLLKSANRDPAQFPNPEVLDFGRGRSGHIGFGMGIHLCLGAPLARMESRIAFEELLAHYEDFELPDQEIVWRHELLAHSPHALRVGLVPRVG
- a CDS encoding SDR family NAD(P)-dependent oxidoreductase, which codes for MFEVDEKIVLITGASSGIGLHLCETFACRGARVIACSRSAEQSKGLLHLATGKGLDVTPLAMDVTNPASVAEAMERVRGRVGRIDVLVNSAGTARPIRLLDMSTEAWDETLDTNLKGPFLVSRAVVPLMPDGASIINISSIGAFRAITGLSSYAAAKSGLLMLSRALALELASRRIRSNVVAPGYVLTPMNEDFLASEQGERLRGKIPLKRFATVTDLDGAMIFLASDASSYMTGGCLLLDGGFLL
- a CDS encoding ABC transporter substrate-binding protein yields the protein MSIKVLTTLLLGCLALAPFAAAAQGVSDDVVKIGILTDLSGPFSDFGGPGSVAAAELAVEDFNKTVLGKPVEVISANSEIKPDVASTTARQWFDVEKVDMINDLTGSPIALAISQLAKAKNRIAIVNGAALMSITNEQCNSNTIHYAYNVYSLASTAAGAIVKDVGKKWFFLVQDTVGGKALEDVMTEFLLKNGGEKVGAVRHPLNTHDFSSYLLQAQSSGAQVVVLANSGAEFINSMKGAAEFGIVEAGQKIAGTTVFITDVNALGLKNAQGLLFASAFYWDQDDQTRAFAKRYFAKMNKMPTMTQAGVYSSTKLYLQAIQDAGTDEPAAVMAKMREIPVNDIFKNGRLREDGSFVHDMYLAQAKEPEESKAPWDYYNILATVPADQAYQPLSASKCSLVKQ